The Setaria italica strain Yugu1 chromosome IX, Setaria_italica_v2.0, whole genome shotgun sequence genome has a window encoding:
- the LOC101767050 gene encoding uncharacterized protein LOC101767050 produces the protein MAATSTTLSPGFSSLLRPIPRIRPQRQSQSQPPNPKPPKPLCLGLTLPPATAAPRLAAVPDGVAIADVVEKDWSFLESAGADLQRALAAGALSPASRVLAVTPTAAFVGALLASSPCELLVAAHESLYVLAGVKEAHDEVRCFHLEGGGGGKGGGVVEAVPERFVDFDVVFVCYFPGMGISAAALLKSLTKRCSKGARVVMFLDQGRQNFEQHRREHPDVVTSDLPSKSSLEKAASGNKYAITDFVDEPTLYLAVLQYQG, from the exons atggccgccacctccaccacccttTCCCctggcttctcctctctcctccgcccaaTTCCCAGGATCCGACCCCAACGCCAGTCCCAATCGCAACCACCGAACCCCAAACCCCCTAAACCCCTCTGCCTCGGCCTAACCCTCCCCCCGGCGACCGCGGCGCCCCGCCTCGCCGCGGTGCCCGACGGCGTCGCCATCGCCGACGTCGTGGAGAAGGACTGGTCCTTCCTCGAGTCCGCGGGCGCGGACCTCCAGCGCGCGCTCGCCGCGGGGGCGCTCTCGCCGGCGTCGCGGGTGCTGGCCGTGACGCCCACGGCGGCCTTCGTGGGCGCGCTGCTCGCGTCCtcgccgtgcgagctcctcgtgGCCGCGCACGAGTCGCTGTACGTGCTGGCGGGGGTCAAGGAGGCGCACGACGAGGTGAGGTGCTTCCACCTcgagggtgggggtgggggaaagggcggcggcgtggtggaggCCGTGCCGGAGAGGTTCGTCGACTTCGATGTCGTGTTCGTGTGCTACTTCCCTGGGATGGGGATCTCTGCCGCGGCACTGCTCAAGTCGCTGaccaagaggtgctccaaag GTGCAAGAGTTGTCATGTTCTTGGATCAAGGCAGGCAGAACTTTGAACAACACCGGAGAGAGCATCCTGATGTTGTAACATCTGATTTGCCCAGTAAATCATCACTGGAGAAGGCTGCATCAGGGAACAAGTATGCAATAACAGATTTTGTGGATGAGCCTACCTTGTACCTTGCTGTTTTGCAATATCAAGGATAA